The window GACGACTGCGTGCGAGGGGATCGGGCCTTGCGTCTCGACGACGCGCGTATTGTTGAGGACCTCGTAGAACAGGCTTGCGGCGATGTCGCCGGCCGTGACGGCCACGTCGGCCTGGCCGTTGCGCAGCGCGTTCCACGCGCCCTGGTAGCCGCCGCTTGCGAGCACGTTTCCGAAGAACGCCTTCGGGTCGGCCTCGCGGCCGGCGGCGGGGGCGGGAACAAGCTGCCGCTCCACGAGCTTGGCCACGGGGTAGACGTAGCCCGAGGTGGACGTCGTGCTCGGGTAGGCCACCGTCTTTCCGCGAAGCTCGTCGAGCGTCTGGTACGGCGAGTCCGCGAGCACGACGTAGTAGGAGTAGTACGAGGGCGCGATCACGGGCTGGCCTTGCACGATGACCTCGCGCCACTCGGCAAGCTCGATGCGGGCGTTGGCGACCGCGGCGGCCGTGGCGGCCGGCCATGCGCTCATCATGGCGACGTCGGCGTGGCCGTATTTGAGCGCCTCGATGACGCCGATGTACGTGAGGGGAACGAAGATCTGGAAATCGTAGCCCGTCTGCT of the Candidatus Thermoplasmatota archaeon genome contains:
- the phnD gene encoding phosphate/phosphite/phosphonate ABC transporter substrate-binding protein, translating into MRQKMILCSIAVGTLVLAGCLGPLPSATNGSNGGATTIRLAIQPTQDAAAIQSQAADLERFLEEQTGYDFQIFVPLTYIGVIEALKYGHADVAMMSAWPAATAAAVANARIELAEWREVIVQGQPVIAPSYYSYYVVLADSPYQTLDELRGKTVAYPSTTSTSGYVYPVAKLVERQLVPAPAAGREADPKAFFGNVLASGGYQGAWNALRNGQADVAVTAGDIAASLFYEVLNNTRVVETQGPIPSHAVVFGEEFTGEKAARTKAAFLELKGEKKETMRKLVSAIFVEFRATTTAEHVAPLQSALTTTGLRLVERL